One stretch of Ipomoea triloba cultivar NCNSP0323 chromosome 8, ASM357664v1 DNA includes these proteins:
- the LOC116027045 gene encoding WAT1-related protein At3g28050-like has protein sequence MTCAILELLPTFTFVPSINLKKNMTYVVNWTQFGFFSDSLIVSFYCFTILAKLVGTVVSIIGAFIATLYKGPPIVTTPFQSSTSILNNVLNQSSTWVLGGFLMTIDTMIASIFIIAQAFVLKKYPAELILMLFYSCSVAILCAAVALIIERDLSAWSLSNRTRVLAILYSGVFGNVFQVTICSWCVRRKWPVFVGMFEPLGVVISMVAGVLFLGETFYLTSLVGSIVMVVGFYFVIWGKAREGKMIERNGVDGSESSTKNTPLLQDDDVENRETTSFQSL, from the exons ATGACTTGTG CAATTTTGGAGCTTTTACC aacattcacttttgttcctagtatt AATCTGAAAAAGAACATGACGTACGTTGTGAACTGGACACAGTTTGGATTCTTTAGTGACAGTCTCATCGTCAGCTTCTATTG TTTTACCATACTAGCTAAGTTAGTGGGGACTGTGGTCTCAATAATTGGTGCTTTTATTGCAACTCTTTATAAAGGGCCACCAATTGTGACAACCCCCTTTCAGTCATCAACCTCAATTCTTAACAATGTTCTAAACCAATCATCTACTTGGGTACTAGGAGGCTTTCTTATGACAATTGATACTATGATAGCTTCCATATTTATCATCGCGCAG GCATTTGTTTTGAAGAAATACCCTGCAGAGTTGATTCTAATGCTATTTTATAGCTGTTCTGTGGCCATTTTATGCGCTGCGGTTGCTTTGATCATAGAAAGGGACCTTAGCGCTTGGAGCTTAAGCAATCGGACGAGAGTCCTTGCTATTTTGTACTC TGGTGTTTTTGGCAATGTTTTCCAAGTGACTATATGTTCTTGGTGTGTAAGGAGGAAATGGCCTGTTTTTGTTGGCATGTTTGAGCCCCTAGGTGTTGTGATCTCCATGGTTGCTGGTGTGCTCTTCTTGGGGGAAACTTTCTATTTAACAAG TTTGGTGGGATCAATAGTTATGGTTGTGGGGTTTTACTTTGTGATTTGGGGGAAAGCCAGAGAAGGAAAGATGATTGAGAGAAATGGGGTTGATGGGTCTGAATCAAGCACAAAAAATACTCCACTCTTGCAAGATGATGATGTTGAGAATAGAGAAACCACCTCATTTCAATCATTGTAG
- the LOC116027809 gene encoding WAT1-related protein At1g70260-like has product MLLAAMEVKAAFGEVVPCMAMVMLEACTIFLTIMASTAMAKFGTNPLVFVVYTNALASIFLVPYSIIYHRRDKVQEKLFTFPLLLRLFFLGLIGVTISQNLAFVGLSYSSPIAACGTANIVPALSLILAIILRRTKIDWESGGSQARMVGALICTVGTISLIFYRGPVVKNYSPTFLHLSTTQFVFSSKDQQNWVLGCLFFIAASLSLSIWNIIQVGTIKIYPQVMKIMCVYSLFGTVQSGALSLFIVRDPNAWRLDLNFQLIVIVLTAIFGSIIRSSVQLWCMRMKGPSFPLIFKPVGIVVASSCGCLFFADTFHYGSMFSAFICGMGYYATIWGQFKDEETQQIKGSSVSLPDEKVPLLRQSQDDSPV; this is encoded by the exons ATGTTGTTGGCAGCTATGGAGGTTAAGGCCGCGTTTGGCGAAGTGGTGCCTTGCATGGCCATGGTTATGCTAGAAGCTTGCACTATTTTCTTGACTATCATGGCTAGCACTGCCATGGCCAAATTTGGGACAAACCCTTTGGTCTTCGTGGTCTACACTAATGCCCTTGCCTCTATCTTCCTTGTTCCTTACTCAATCATATATCATCGGAGAGACAA GGTTCAAGAGAAATTGTTCACCTTTCCTCTTCTCTTGCGTTTATTCTTCCTTGGCCTAATAGG TGTAACGATAAGTCAGAACCTTGCATTTGTTGGTCTGAGTTACAGTTCTCCGATCGCTGCTTGTGGAACAGCCAATATAGTTCCGGCGTTGTCATTAATTCTGGCCATCATTCTCAg GAGAACAAAAATTGATTGGGAGAGTGGAGGAAGCCAGGCAAGAATGGTTGGGGCCTTGATATGTACAGTGGGAACAATATCACTTATTTTTTACAGGGGCCCAGTGGTGAAGAACTATTCCCCAACATTCCTACACCTCTCCACCACTCAGTTTGTATTCTCCTCAAAAGATCAACAAAATTGGGTTCTGGGTTGCCTCTTCTTCATAGCTGCTTCATTAAGTCTTTCTATATGGAATATAATTCAG GTGGGAACAATCAAAATATACCCACAAGTAATGAAAATAATGTGCGTATATAGCTTGTTTGGGACGGTCCAATCTGGAGCACTCTCTTTGTTCATAGTAAGAGATCCCAATGCTTGGAGACTAGACCTCAATTTCCAACTCATCGTCATTGTTCTAACT GCCATTTTTGGGAGTATAATTCGCAGCAGTGTGCAGTTATGGTGCATGCGCATGAAAGGTCCATCTTTTCCACTCATTTTCAAGCCTGTAGGGATTGTTGTTGCAAGCTCTTGTGGCTGCTTATTCTTTGCTGATACTTTTCACTATGGAAg CATGTTTAGTGCGTTTATATGTGGAATGGGTTACTACGCTACGATTTGGGGGCAATTCAAAGATGAAGAAACACAACAGATCAAGGGCAGTTCTGTTTCTTTACCTGATGAAAAAGTTCCACTTCTCCGGCAGTCGCAGGATGATTCACCGGTTTAA
- the LOC116026721 gene encoding phosphoribosylglycinamide formyltransferase, chloroplastic, with amino-acid sequence MEAQSRVFRLSSPSPAKNPKFSLFQTHNSSYIPSNIQWVYLKTQFSLASLSSSPKKGSSSVKAVETETLSTPRNDSNATIRKKNLAVFVSGGGSNFRSIHEAAAQGTVHGEVVVLVTNKPDCGGADYARGRGIPVIVFPKPKNSDEGFSPEDLVAALRTYNVDFILLAGYLKLIPTKLIRAYPRSILNIHPSLLPAFGGKGYYGMKVHKAVIASGARYSGPTIHYVDEEYDTGRILAQRVVPVLANDTAEELAARVLHEEHKLYVEVAAALCEERIVWRDDGVPLIQNKENPNQYT; translated from the exons ATGGAAGCTCAGAGCAGGGTTTTTAGGCTCTCCTCGCCATCACCTGCAAAAAAcccaaaattttcattatttcaGACCCATAACTCTTCTTATATTCCATCAAATATTCAATGGGTCTACCTCAAAACCCAATTTTCCCTCGCTTCACTTTCTTCCTCGCCCAAGAAAGGCTCCTCTTCCGTAAAAGCAGTGGAAACAGAAACTCTATCTACTCCTCGAAATGATTCGAACGCAACAATCAGGAAGAAGAACTTGGCGGTTTTCGTTTCCGGTGGAGGCTCAAACTTCAGGTCAATCCACGAGGCTGCCGCTCAAGGGACCGTTCATGGAGAGGTGGTTGTTTTGGTCACCAATAAACCTG ATTGTGGAGGTGCAGACTATGCCAGAGGTAGAGGAATACCTGTGATTGTGTTCCCGAAACCAAAGAATTCAGATGAGGGTTTTTCTCCCGAAGATCTTGTAGCTGCTCTAAG AACGTACAACGTCGACTTCATTCTTTTAGCTGGGTACTTAAAGCTTATACCTACTAAGTTGATTCGAGCTTATCCAAGGtcaatattgaatattcaccCTTCACTTCTCCCAGCTTTTGGAGGCAAAGGTTACTACGGGATGAAGGTGCACAAAGCGGTGATTGCTTCTGGAGCTAG ATATTCCGGTCCCACAATCCATTATGTTGACGAGGAATATGACACAGGACGTATCCTTGCTCAAAGGGTTGTCCCTGTGCTTGCCAATGACACAGCAGAAGAGCTGGCTGCAAGGGTTCTCCATGAG GAGCATAAATTATATGTAGAAGTAGCAGCAGCACTATGCGAAGAAAGAATAGTTTGGCGGGATGATGGTGTCCCTCTCATCCAGAATAAAGAAAATCCAAACCAGTACACATAA
- the LOC116026639 gene encoding uncharacterized protein LOC116026639 gives MAASICSSLFFNPRTHHHRHDYVYHIAYFKSRQDSIFTPKPTRPFAISSNFNSPNLISPLLSTPNSSSTTSLQNPLPTGRFLANEDLDKLQFLENYSYFQELESGSLLVSVMRQEEMDMTVRLLAKSFAESMMISLGYLKLLEFFVKQYLIERRSLMPHTATLLGFYRENGDGEEGELKLAGTVEVCFDRRGANDSPHTPTAPKNAPYISNMAVRQSLRRRGIGWHLLKASEELISKMSASKTVYLHCRMIDAGPYNMYTKAGYSIVKTDSILILLTLQRRKHLMCKYLQDIESPSEVETPVDQLTL, from the exons ATGGCCGCTAGTATTTGTAGCTCCCTCTTCTTCAACCCCCGAACTCACCATCACCGCCACGACTATGTTTACCACATCGCCTACTTCAAATCCCGTCAAGATTCAATCTTTACCCCAAAACCCACTCGCCCTTTCGCCATCTCCTCCAATTTCAACTCCCCCAATCTCATCTCCCCTCTACTCTCAACCCCGAACTCTTCCTCAACCACATCCCTGCAAAACCCTCTCCCAACAGGCCGGTTTCTCGCCAATGAAGACCTCGACAAGCTCCAGTTCCTCGAGAACTACTCGTATTTCCAAGAATTGGAGTCTGGGTCACTCTTGGTTAGCGTGATGAGGCAAGAGGAGATGGACATGACAGTGAGGTTATTGGCAAAGTCCTTTGCGGAGTCCATGATGATATCCTTGGGGTATTTGAAGCTCTTGGAGTTTTTTGTGAAGCAGTATTTGATTGAGAGGAGAAGCTTGATGCCTCACACTGCAACCCTTCTTGGGTTCTACAGAGAAAATGGGGATGGGGAAGAGGGAGAGTTGAAGCTGGCTGGGACTGTGGAGGTGTGTTTTGACAGAAGGGGTGCTAATGATAGCCCTCACACACCAACTGCTCCCAAGAATGCTCCTTACATATCCAATATGGCTGTCAGGCAATCTTTGAGGAG GAGGGGCATAGGTTGGCACCTGTTGAAAGCAAGCGAGGAACTGATTTCTAAAATGAGTGCCTCAAAAACGGTCTACCTGCACTGTCGAATGATTGATGCAGGACCATACAACATGTATACCAAGGCAGGTTATAGCATTGTAAAGACCGATAGTATCTTGATCCTGCTCACGTTGCAGAGGCGTAAACACTTGATGTGCAAATATCTTCAAGACATCGAAAGCCCCTCAGAAGTTGAAACACCCGTAGACCAACTCACACTATGA